TCTTGCAACGGATGAGGAAGGGGAAGAATCCATTTGGGAGACTTTGCCTGATGCATCACAGATGGCGGTCATTATGGGAAATGAAGGAGAAGGTGTGAAACGTTTGCTTTTAGAAGAAGCAGATTATGTAGCAAGAATCCCCCTTTTCGGTTCTGTGACATCTTTGAATGTTGTGGTTGCTTGCGGAATTACTTTAGATAGGGTTCAAAATGTTTCGCGTTAGGCGAAAGCCTCTATCTGGTTTTGTATTTTTCATGATTGGAATGTTTGTATTCCAATCATGTATTTATGATTTTTATAGAAAGGAATTTGTTTCCGAAAAGAAGAAAAATTACGAATTATTACTTCTAGCTTTGCTTGGTTTAATGCCCAATCCAAACCAGAAACTTTTTGGTTTTGTTCCTGGATATTCAAGAAATTTATCCGATTCACAATTTGTAACCTCCGATATTTTTCCGAAAACAGGTAAAAAGAAAATTGTATTCATTCATGGTTGGAACCCTGCAGAAAGAGATTCTGATCCTGTAACAAATGATGAGAAAAAAATTCAGAATCTTAAAAATACTTTTTCAAATGGAATCATTCACTTCCAAGAAGGAAGGGAGTCGGCTAATGCAGAGTTTGATCTTTACCTTTATACTTACCGTACTTCCAATAGCATTCTAGTGAATGGTAGGCAGTTTCACAGTACACTTCGTTCACAGTTTTCAGATTCAGACCAAGTTTATATTGTGGCACATTCCATGGGAGGACTTGTGACTCGGGTTGCATTAGCTCCGGAAAATGGTTTTTTACCTTTTGTACGTTTGGTGGTAACACTCGCAAGTCCCCAGTTTGGATCTCCATTTGCTACCCCCAGTTTTTTAAATAGTAATCCTTTTTTAAATGAGTTAGGAAGTTACCTTGTAGGAACCCAAGGTGGTTCGGAACTTAGTTATACGAACCAAGGTGCGGGACAGACTTCTTTGGCTGGAGCGAACAATCAGGTTTTAGATACTTTGAATCAATCGTATTTAAATTCAGGAATGAACGGAAGGTTTGTGAGTTTTGGCGGTGTGATGACTGGCTGTAATGACGGGGAAACAGAATATTACAATATAGGTTGTAATTTACTTTCTAATGCTGGTTTTACGCAGTCTGATGGAATTGTTCCCATGAATAGTGCCTTTCTTGGAAATTTAACGCACAAACAGATCCAAGTGGCAGACGTTGACCATTCCATGATGGCCTTCCAAACCAAAAACATTGATGATACTAAAAGTCGAGATCTATTTATGAAAGTGATTTCTGAAATTAGAAATTCCCCTTATTAAGTTTTGGGTTAACTTTCTTTTTTTTCCTGTAACATTTGGATCGAAACATACAATCCAAAAAATCCTAAAAGAAAGATTGGTAAACCAATGATCATCTCTCCTTCACTCCAAACCAAACATTGGATCGAATACAATCCCCCAAATACAAAACAAAGGCCAGATAATGTTCCTAAAAAAGAGACAATCAATCGATTAGGATAAATGATTTGTTTTGGTTCCTCATTTTTTTTAAATAAACCTCTCCAAAAGAAAAAAGGAGGTTTGGTTGTTTCATAGAATCTGAGCAATACTTCCCGATTCGTTGTGGGTAAAACATAGGTAGAAAGTATCAGAATGATGCTAGAAGTGATGGCAGTATAGAAGATTGAATAAGGAAATACTGCTTTAAGATAAACGGAAAAAAGTAAATATAAAATAGGGGAAAGGATAAAGGCCAAAATTTCTGTCCATGCAGAAATACGCCAAAAAAACCAACGGGCAATTAAGATAAAACCAATTCCGGAAGAGGCTTCTAACAAAAATACCCATGCACCTTTAATTGTTTCCATTCCATAAACTGCAAGAAAAAAGGAACAAACTGCTGTTAGAATTTGTATTCCATAAGAAATTTTAAGATAATAAAAATCAGGTTTATCAACTTTTGTCATTGGTCTTAAGAGGTCGTTAACAAGGTAAGAGGCTCCCCAATTCAAATGTGTTGCCAATGTTGATAAATAAGCAGCAAGAAAGGCACTAAGCATCAGTCCCATCATTCCACTAGGCATTCCCTCTTGTAACACCATAAGAAATCCTTTCCCACTTTCTATTTCAGAAAGATTGGGATAAAGGACAAGGGACACAAGAGCTACTAGAATCCAAGGCCAAGGTCTTACAAAATAATGAGCAACCACAAACCAAAGAGAACCTTTGAGAGCAGCATTTTCATTTTTGGTGGCAAGGATTCTTTGGGCAATGTATCCTCCTCCCCCTGGCTCCGAACCCGGATACCAACTAGACCACCAAAGTACTGTTAGTAGAATTAAAAAATGATCCCACGGAAGAGTTCCTAACTCTCCATTAGGAAAAAATAAAATTTTGTTTGCATCTAACTTATGTTTTAATCCTTCCAATCCACCAACTGAGGGTAAATTTACTGCGAAATAGGCAAATATGATACAACCTATCCATGCCAGGAAAAACTGAAACACATCTATATAAGAAATTCCGCGAAGTCCCGCAATCGAAGTATAAAAAACACCAAATAACAGTAAGTAAATGAGAATGTGAGAACCAGTAACGTTCGGAAAAAATACTGGAATGATTTTTAACATGGCTAAATTGACCCAACCGAGAATCACAAGATTGAGTAAAAAACCAATCACAAAGGCTTTGAATCCTCTTAGAAAATCGGCTTCTTTGCCACTATAACGTAGTCCTATTAGTTCTAAGTCGGTTGTTGCACCTGATCTTTTCCATAATTTAGAAAAGAAAAAAACAGTAACAAAGCCACCCACAGCCATATACCACCAAATCCAATTACCAGAAATTCCTTGTCCTCGTATAATTTCTGTTACAGCAAGAGGTGTGTCGGCGGCAAAAGTGGTAGCAACCATTGCAGTTCCTGCCACAAACCAAGATAAACTTCCTTCCGCTTGAAAGTATTCTTTGGTTGAATTTTGTTTGGAGCGAAAACGAAATAAAAGAAGAATAATAATAACAAAAGGAAAAAGAAAAAAAACAAAATCAAGAAAATGGAAAGGAATCATAATCTCACTTTGATTCCCATCTCTTTCATTGTTTGTTTCGTTTCTTGTATTGAAAATTCACCGAAGTGGAAAATGGATGCCGCAAGTACCGCATCGGCACCACCTCTAAGGATGACTTCTGCCATATGTTCCGGATTCCCTGCCCCACCGGAGGCGATCACAGGGATAGAAAGATTGGAGGTAAAAGTTTTCATCAGATTGATATCAAATCCATCTTTGGTTCCATCTTTGTCCATAGAAGTTAGAAGAATTTCACCGGCACCCATTTCGACAGCTTCCTTTCCCCAATCCAGTGCTTCCCTGCCAGTTTCAAGGCGACCCCCATTGAGGTACACTTCGTAACGTTTGCGTTCCGGATGAAATTTTACATCGATGGCACAGACGATACATTGAGATCCATAAATTTCACTGGAATCCTTGAGTAGTTTTGGATTTTGAAAAGCACTTGTATTGATAGAAACTTTGTCAGCTCCCTTATTTAAAACTGCTTTTACATCCTCAATGGTTCGAATCCCTCCACCGACTGTGAAAGGTATAAAGAGTTTATTTGCCACTTGTTCTACTAAATGTAAAAGAATATCACGTTTATCAGAAGAGGCAGTAATATCTAAAAAACAAAGTTCATCTGCTTTGTTTTCTTCATAAGCAACCGCACAAGAAACAGGATCACCCGCATCTATAAGGTTTACAAACTGTACACCTTTTACAACCCTTCCCCCTTTGATATCCAGGCAAGGAATGACTCTTTTGGTTAACTCATCCATATTAGGTGATCTCTTTTGGAAGTGCCAACTTACATATTTCTAGTTCCGAAACTGATTTTGCGAAACTTAAAAGTTTAGATTCATTGAAATGTTCTGATGTAATTTGTAATCCAATAGGAAGACCATTGGAATCAAGGCCAGCAGGACAACTAATTGCCGGAACTCCAGCTAAGTTGACAGAAGTTGTTAAAATATCTGCTTGATACATTTGAATCGGATCTTTTGTTTTTTCTCCAACTTTGAATGCTGTTGTAGGCGACGTTGGTTGAAAAATAATATCTACCGATTTAAAAAACTCGGCATATTGTTTACGGATAAGGACCCTCGCTTTTTGTGCTTTGCCATAGTAAGCATCGTAATAACCAGAACTTAGTGAAAATGTTCCGAGTAAAATTCGGCGTTTGACTTCAGCACCAAATCCTTGGGTTCTAGATTCAGAATATAAATCTTCTAATTTACCTGCTCCTTCTTTGCGTAATCCATAACGGATCCCATCAAAGCGGCTTAAATTTGAGGAACATTCTGCTGTTGCGATCAAATAATAAACAGGAATTGCATACTTTAATAGTGAAAAATCGAGGGGAACAAGAGTTGCCCCTTTAGATTCTAAATCTTTTAAGATATCCGTGTAACGTTTGTTTACGTCAGGTGAAAAGTTAAACTCTTCTGACTTCATCACACCAATTCGTTTGCCTTTCCAATCGATGGAGGAAACAGAGTTTGCTTCGAATGAATTTACTTTGGCAGTGGTTTGGTCTTTATGGTCGAGACCGGAAAGGATTTCCATTAGGTCTGCGATTCCTTGTAAGTCATTCGAAAAAGGGCCAATTTGATCAAGACTTGATGCATAAGCGATCAGTCCGTATCTAGAAACTCTGCCATAAGTAGGCTTTAGTCCCCAAATCCCGCAAAGGGCAGCTGGTTGTCTGATTGATCCACCAGTATCTGAACCAAGGGAAACTGGTAACATGGAAGCTGCCACAGCTGCCGCCGAACCACCGCTAGATCCACCTGGAATTCGATTTGTATCAAAAGGATTTCTGGTTGTTTGAAAGGCACTATTTTCTGTGGAAGAACCCATTGCGAATTCATCCATATTCAGACGTGGGAACAAAACAAAACCCTTTTCTCTCAGTTTTTGAATGACAGTTGCATCATAGGGAGATCGAAAGTTTTCTAGAATTTTAGAAGAACAAGAAGTGATCTCACCTGTAATACAGATATTATCTTTGATTCCAATGGGAATTCCATCAAATTCAGAAAGTAATTTTCCGGATTTTCTTCTATTGTCACTTTCCTCAGCTTGTTTTAAGATATTTTCTTTATTCAATTCGAGGAAGGCTTTTACTTTGGAGTCAGTAACTTCAATTCGGTTGATATATGCAGAGACCAAGTCTTTTGATTTTAAAGAACCATCATTTAGTTTGGTTTTGATTTCGGAATAAGTTAAATAAATTAAATCTTTCATGTTTCAATTACCTTTGGAACTACAATGTATCCGTTTTCATAAGATGGAGCGATTTTTGCTAAATCATCGCGTTTTAGATTGTTTTCAGCAAAGTCCTTTCGTAGTTCATAGAAAATTTGTTCATAGATTTCATCATCACCGACAGCTGATGTGTCTAGGTTTTTGATTTCATCTACATATTGTACAATCCGAGAAAAGTCGTTTAACATAGAGGAAACTTCCGCATCATCAATGTTAAGTTTTGCCAAGTTGGCAATGTTTTTTAGTTCTTTTTCATCCATAATATTTCCTCAGTATGCGTTCCTATCAATGATTGCCTTTAGTGGTGTTAATAAAATGATTTTTATATCGAGAAGTAAAGACCAGTTCTCAATATAAAAGATATCTGCTTCTATTCTTTTTTCAATGGATGTATCACCGCGAAATCCTTGTACTTGGGCCCATCCTGTGATCCCCGCTTTTGCAGCGTGTCTTCTCATATACTGTTGGTGTTCATTTCTAAATTTTTCTACATAAAAAGGTCTTTCTGGCCTTGGACCTACAACAGACATATCTCCGAGTAATACATTAAAAAATTGTGGAGTTTCATCCAATGAAAGTTTTCGTAAAACAGAACCAACGACTGTGACCCGAGGGTCGTCTTTCACTGTCCAAAGTGTATCCGATTTTTCTTTGGTTTGTACGATCATGGATCTGAATTTGAGCATTCCGAAAACTTTATTATCAAGTCCCACTCTTTCTTGTTTGTAAAAAATAGGGCCTTTGCTTGTGAACTTCACAAGTAATGCAATGATAAGATAAAATGGACTGAATAGGATAATAAAAAATAAGGAGAATAAAATATCAAAAATCCTTTTTAAAACTAAGTTATAGCCGAGTCGTAAAGGAATATTCCTAATGGAGATAATCGGAATTCCATCTAAAACTTCGACTCTTCCTTTTGCAGTGACAATTTCTTCATAACTAGGAATGACTTTTAGGTCGATTCCGTAAAAGTCAGCAATATCAATGACTTCTTTGAGAGAATCCCCCTCTTCATGTGATAAAGCATAAACAATTAAATCTAAGTTGTTCTCTTTCACATAAGATTCTAAGTGCCCTGTATTTGTGACAGTTTTTAGTTTTTTAGGAGACAGATTCTTTTTTCCTGCCGCAAAACCTTTGACTGTATAACCGTAGATTGAATGTTTCTGAATTGTTTCAGCAAAATTAATGGCAGATTTACCAGTGCCAATCACTAGGACTGACTTTAAATTGAATCCTCTGCTTCGTAAGTATTGCATAAAGGATCTTAAAATATAATGTGAAAACGAAGTAAGGATGACTGTGCATATAGCAAAGTAACCGATGACCAATCTTGAAAAACTTTCTCCACGAAAGAAAAACAAAAGAGATAAAACCACAAGTAGGTTTAAGATTACACCAGTAATAATTGCAAAAAGTTCATCGGAAAAAGATAATCCTCTTCTTGGATGGTATAAATCGATGGATAAAAATGATAATACTTGTGAAAAACCAAGTACGATTCCAAGAATTATATAATTGATGGGATCAATTGTTTGAATTTGAAAAGCAGAGTCTGGTAAAAAATAATAACGAATTGTATAAGCACAAACAAAACTTGTAAGTGCAATGAAGAAGTCTGTTACTAGGAATAGGAGTTTGAAGGATTGGCTTCTTTCTTTTAGCATTTCTAATTCTCTTAATCGGTTAAGTCGGTCGATGTTCCATCCAGTGGACGTTTTCTAAACCTATACAATCTGACTCTTGTAGCTTGAGCAGATGCGGAATCCCCAAAACTAAAATTAGTTAAGTTAACAGAAAAGTATACAGACTGATCGTAGAAAGTCAATTGGTTGTTCATTGTAAGACCACCAGGCAACGCCCGTAAATTCATACTATAACCCAAACGGTATTCCCAGTTGTGTAGGTCTAGTTTTAGGGTCATCATAAACCGATTGATATTAAATACTGTTTTTTGCCTTTCATTTTGGCCTTTCGCGCCAGTACCCGATGCCAAATCTTCCCAAATCGTTGTTTGGTCGTAATTGGTGCCTGTTTGGGATGTATACAATTCGGGACTAGTATTCATTGCATAAAATTGGCCTTGAGCAAGGGCTGTAAGCCGCCAAGGTTCTGTTACACGAGAGTCTAACTCTAGTTCGACTCCCGAATATCTTGTTACTTTGACATCGGTTTTAAAGAAAAATCTGTAACTATCTAAAAAACTATCCTTATAAACATGATACCAGGTAGATCCAACTTCTAAACTTCTAAAAGCACGAATGATTGGCCAAGAGAACCCACCCATTTTATAGGAAAGTGTAAGGTTATTTGATAAAGACCTGTTTTGAGGAGTGTGGTGAACGTAATCATTGTTGATAAATATACCGGAATAAAAATTTCTTTTTCTTTCTAAAAGACTGGGCCTACGTGTTGTAAACCCATCCACAAAGTCAAAAAAACCACCCACTCTAACGACTGTATAATACCAACGTTGCATATTGGTAAGACCTGGATTATATGAACTTGAAAATTGACGTAAATCTCTTATGGTTCTAACAGAAACATCCCAATCATTGAGTGCATAACTTTCTAAAGAAACTTCCGCTTCATGTTGGCGTAAATTTCCAAGAATCGGATCCTTTGCTTCTGCTTTGTCCGCATCCAAACGTCTGTAGGTAGTTGATACGAAAATTTCAGGAATACCCATGCGAACCGTATGAGATTGCCTTACATATTGATAGGATTGTTGTTTTAAAAGTGTTGCGTATGCTTTGTTAATATCGCGGTCGGGACTATTCAAATCATTCCCCGATCCAGGAAATTCCACAGTTTGTTTGGTCGCACCCATATAAACAGAAGGTGTAAAGGACATATAAGCACCCATCGTTATGGGAGACCGAATTCCTGTTTCACCGATTACGTTTGTCTGTGATCGTAAAACAAAGTCATTGTATTGACTTCTTGGATCTACAACACCAGTGGTTGGGTTAGTTCTTTGTTGTGGAGGCCCGTAAATTCGATTGATATTGGTTTGAAAAAACAAATCCCAATAAATTGGACTACTCGTTCCTGGAACCAAACCAATATTACTAGAATTTCTAATCGTCACAGCAGGCAGAGTGTCTTGTGCAGCAAAATATTGATTGGCTTGGATTTGGTAAACGAGAGTTCTACTCATCGCAATTCCAACACTCAAATCTCCCCGGTTTTCCGTGTAATTTAAGTTCCAATTTAATAAGTTTCGGATAAGGCCAAAACGAACATCTCTATAAGAGTATAATGATTGGAGTGAATTGGAAGGTTGGTACCGGTTTCCAAATTCGTAATCAAATTGACGATTGCTATAATTTTCGTATTGTACTTGAACGTTTCTTGTGTAATCACGCGCGAAGTCGTTAAATTTAGCATTTAATCGTAAGTCTGTTTTCCACCAAGGGTCGTAGTTAACGCCTGTATTGCGATAAGGTAAACCTGTATTTGGAAACATTTCCCCGCGGTCTACGTTATTTGTGACGGCTACATTTCCAATTCCGCCATTACGAAATCTGTCCTCATAGACTGGTGTGATGGAATTATTTTTATAATTTGCATAACCAAGATTGATATTGTAATTTAAAATGGGAGATAATTTCCACATCTCTAACTGAGCGGCTTGTCCCGTTTTTTCATACATGTCAAAACGAAACTTATACCCATTTGCAAGGAAAATACTATTTGGATAGGAATCGGACCATTGGTAAGAGTTTTGCCAAAACCAACCTTGTGTATTGTTTTTACCAACTTGTGTGGTGACTCCGTTTCCTGATTCGGAATTGTATAACACAGGAAGCCAGAACATGGTTGTCCCACCTACCTTATATGAAACGCGGTAAGCAACAACGGACTTATCATCATGAATAATAATCTTTTTTGCTTGGAAAGACTCATGTGGAAGTTCCGCATTACAAGCGGTAAAGTAACCCATCTCCAATAGGTAACGCTTTTCATCCAAACGTTTGATTTTTTGTCCTATGAAGTAGGATGGAAACATACTTAATTTAGAATTATAAACAACACCTTGGTTGATTTTTAAGTCGTAGATCATTCGGTCGCCGTTTACTTTTGCGGTTCCGTCTTTGTATTCTACTCCACCTTCTGCATAGATTTCTTGGCGACTGGCATCGATAGACACAGAGTCCGCAACTAGTTCTCCAGAACGAATTTTTAACCTAACTTTTCCACGAAGTACAAGAACCCCACCTTTTGTTTTATCGATGTTTAAAAGTTGTCCTTCTGCTGCATTTTGGATTTGGATCGGTGGACCTTTTTTTGTTTGAGTACTAAGAAGAGCTTCAGGAGTTAACGCCTGTTCTTCTTCAGGAACAAGGGCTTCTCTCAGTCTCTCTCTTTTGGTATATATTGTTCCCGATGGATTGAGTCCGAGGTTACGAAGATTGTCCTCTACTTCTCTGTCAGTCATTGAATCCACAGATTTTCTGACGAGCCCACGTTGTACTTGCGCTGTGGTTTGTTTTCTTTCTTCTTCTTGGGTGTTTTTTGGGGCACCAGACTGGTCTGGAAATATAAGTTTTAGGTTATTGATGTCCTGCGCCAGAATTTCCATTCCGAAGAGAAAACCATAAAATAATATAAGAAAACGAATGGATTTTTGCACAGTGGGCTTCGAAAGTATAGAACGACAGTTTTACACCTGTCGAAAAAATCAATGGAAAACCAGGCAGAATTTCCCTTGGGATTCCTGTATTTTACCGGAAAAAGAGGTTGCATAAGGATTCGTGTAATGGACATAATCAAATCGCTCCATCCTTGGGCATCCGGGAGTTTTCAATGGCAAAAACC
This genomic window from Leptospira bandrabouensis contains:
- a CDS encoding sodium:solute symporter family protein; this translates as MIPFHFLDFVFFLFPFVIIILLLFRFRSKQNSTKEYFQAEGSLSWFVAGTAMVATTFAADTPLAVTEIIRGQGISGNWIWWYMAVGGFVTVFFFSKLWKRSGATTDLELIGLRYSGKEADFLRGFKAFVIGFLLNLVILGWVNLAMLKIIPVFFPNVTGSHILIYLLLFGVFYTSIAGLRGISYIDVFQFFLAWIGCIIFAYFAVNLPSVGGLEGLKHKLDANKILFFPNGELGTLPWDHFLILLTVLWWSSWYPGSEPGGGGYIAQRILATKNENAALKGSLWFVVAHYFVRPWPWILVALVSLVLYPNLSEIESGKGFLMVLQEGMPSGMMGLMLSAFLAAYLSTLATHLNWGASYLVNDLLRPMTKVDKPDFYYLKISYGIQILTAVCSFFLAVYGMETIKGAWVFLLEASSGIGFILIARWFFWRISAWTEILAFILSPILYLLFSVYLKAVFPYSIFYTAITSSIILILSTYVLPTTNREVLLRFYETTKPPFFFWRGLFKKNEEPKQIIYPNRLIVSFLGTLSGLCFVFGGLYSIQCLVWSEGEMIIGLPIFLLGFFGLYVSIQMLQEKKES
- the hisF gene encoding imidazole glycerol phosphate synthase subunit HisF; protein product: MDELTKRVIPCLDIKGGRVVKGVQFVNLIDAGDPVSCAVAYEENKADELCFLDITASSDKRDILLHLVEQVANKLFIPFTVGGGIRTIEDVKAVLNKGADKVSINTSAFQNPKLLKDSSEIYGSQCIVCAIDVKFHPERKRYEVYLNGGRLETGREALDWGKEAVEMGAGEILLTSMDKDGTKDGFDINLMKTFTSNLSIPVIASGGAGNPEHMAEVILRGGADAVLAASIFHFGEFSIQETKQTMKEMGIKVRL
- the gatA gene encoding Asp-tRNA(Asn)/Glu-tRNA(Gln) amidotransferase subunit GatA, translated to MKDLIYLTYSEIKTKLNDGSLKSKDLVSAYINRIEVTDSKVKAFLELNKENILKQAEESDNRRKSGKLLSEFDGIPIGIKDNICITGEITSCSSKILENFRSPYDATVIQKLREKGFVLFPRLNMDEFAMGSSTENSAFQTTRNPFDTNRIPGGSSGGSAAAVAASMLPVSLGSDTGGSIRQPAALCGIWGLKPTYGRVSRYGLIAYASSLDQIGPFSNDLQGIADLMEILSGLDHKDQTTAKVNSFEANSVSSIDWKGKRIGVMKSEEFNFSPDVNKRYTDILKDLESKGATLVPLDFSLLKYAIPVYYLIATAECSSNLSRFDGIRYGLRKEGAGKLEDLYSESRTQGFGAEVKRRILLGTFSLSSGYYDAYYGKAQKARVLIRKQYAEFFKSVDIIFQPTSPTTAFKVGEKTKDPIQMYQADILTTSVNLAGVPAISCPAGLDSNGLPIGLQITSEHFNESKLLSFAKSVSELEICKLALPKEIT
- the gatC gene encoding Asp-tRNA(Asn)/Glu-tRNA(Gln) amidotransferase subunit GatC codes for the protein MDEKELKNIANLAKLNIDDAEVSSMLNDFSRIVQYVDEIKNLDTSAVGDDEIYEQIFYELRKDFAENNLKRDDLAKIAPSYENGYIVVPKVIET
- a CDS encoding undecaprenyl-phosphate glucose phosphotransferase — protein: MLKERSQSFKLLFLVTDFFIALTSFVCAYTIRYYFLPDSAFQIQTIDPINYIILGIVLGFSQVLSFLSIDLYHPRRGLSFSDELFAIITGVILNLLVVLSLLFFFRGESFSRLVIGYFAICTVILTSFSHYILRSFMQYLRSRGFNLKSVLVIGTGKSAINFAETIQKHSIYGYTVKGFAAGKKNLSPKKLKTVTNTGHLESYVKENNLDLIVYALSHEEGDSLKEVIDIADFYGIDLKVIPSYEEIVTAKGRVEVLDGIPIISIRNIPLRLGYNLVLKRIFDILFSLFFIILFSPFYLIIALLVKFTSKGPIFYKQERVGLDNKVFGMLKFRSMIVQTKEKSDTLWTVKDDPRVTVVGSVLRKLSLDETPQFFNVLLGDMSVVGPRPERPFYVEKFRNEHQQYMRRHAAKAGITGWAQVQGFRGDTSIEKRIEADIFYIENWSLLLDIKIILLTPLKAIIDRNAY
- a CDS encoding LPS-assembly protein LptD, with protein sequence MEILAQDINNLKLIFPDQSGAPKNTQEEERKQTTAQVQRGLVRKSVDSMTDREVEDNLRNLGLNPSGTIYTKRERLREALVPEEEQALTPEALLSTQTKKGPPIQIQNAAEGQLLNIDKTKGGVLVLRGKVRLKIRSGELVADSVSIDASRQEIYAEGGVEYKDGTAKVNGDRMIYDLKINQGVVYNSKLSMFPSYFIGQKIKRLDEKRYLLEMGYFTACNAELPHESFQAKKIIIHDDKSVVAYRVSYKVGGTTMFWLPVLYNSESGNGVTTQVGKNNTQGWFWQNSYQWSDSYPNSIFLANGYKFRFDMYEKTGQAAQLEMWKLSPILNYNINLGYANYKNNSITPVYEDRFRNGGIGNVAVTNNVDRGEMFPNTGLPYRNTGVNYDPWWKTDLRLNAKFNDFARDYTRNVQVQYENYSNRQFDYEFGNRYQPSNSLQSLYSYRDVRFGLIRNLLNWNLNYTENRGDLSVGIAMSRTLVYQIQANQYFAAQDTLPAVTIRNSSNIGLVPGTSSPIYWDLFFQTNINRIYGPPQQRTNPTTGVVDPRSQYNDFVLRSQTNVIGETGIRSPITMGAYMSFTPSVYMGATKQTVEFPGSGNDLNSPDRDINKAYATLLKQQSYQYVRQSHTVRMGIPEIFVSTTYRRLDADKAEAKDPILGNLRQHEAEVSLESYALNDWDVSVRTIRDLRQFSSSYNPGLTNMQRWYYTVVRVGGFFDFVDGFTTRRPSLLERKRNFYSGIFINNDYVHHTPQNRSLSNNLTLSYKMGGFSWPIIRAFRSLEVGSTWYHVYKDSFLDSYRFFFKTDVKVTRYSGVELELDSRVTEPWRLTALAQGQFYAMNTSPELYTSQTGTNYDQTTIWEDLASGTGAKGQNERQKTVFNINRFMMTLKLDLHNWEYRLGYSMNLRALPGGLTMNNQLTFYDQSVYFSVNLTNFSFGDSASAQATRVRLYRFRKRPLDGTSTDLTD